CAGTTGTTGTTCCTCCGATCATCACCTGCTTGCGAGTTGGTCCGCCGGGGAAACGAGCTGCTTGGGTGCTGAACTGGCCTGGCAGGCTGGCATCCCAGCCCATCGCTCCCGACTCATCAAGTGATGAAGACATATCCTTTTGCATTGAAACATTACGATCAGCAAATGCGTTGttatcctcatcatcggagTCGGCTCCAAAAGAAAACATGTTATCCTGCGGCATCTGAATCGTGGGTGAAGTGACAGCTTGTTCGTTTTGGAACACCTGAGAAGGGTCGATATGCCCAAATGAGCTAGGAGCAGTGCTATATGCAGACATTGACTCCGATGCAGTTCCCGGAGCAGAGAACATAGTGCTGCCGCTGTTGCCGTTCGCGCCACCATACATGAACTGCTGGCTAAGCATACTGCCAATGCTCTGCTGAAAGCCCTGAGGGCGTTGCGCTCGCCCATCCTGGGAGCCAAAATAGAATCCTTCCTGCTCGGGCACAGGATGAGGGGTCGAGACATTCGAGGGGTACGCAGACGCTGGTGGCGAGTAAAAGTCGTTattgttgttattgttgttgttgttgctgttgttgttgttcaTAGATGCTGAAGGGACAGATGAATTGTGGTACATGCCAGAAAAGGGACCATGGGGTATCATAGGtgatgttgaaggagaaAACGAGAAGTTCTGCTGGAAGTTTCCATTGTTGACCATGGAGTCATTTCCCATAAAAGTATCGAGGTTGAAGGGAACATTGCCGCCATTAGACTGCTGAGGGATGCCGGCCTGGTTGGGCTGGTCTAAGGAATAGTCATGCAACTCCGAATCAAGATCCAGGTCATTCTGCGCGGCAGTGCTGTTAACAGCTGGGACTTGGGGGGAGAAATTGGCAGGGCGCTTTCGAGTCTGGTTGTGAAGGTTAGCAGTCGAGCGCGAAATAAGCGTGCTATCACAtgtaaaataaaaagtaacATAAATTTGGAGGTTTGCGACGGACGAATGGCAATATGCGATGCTGGTCACACAAAGAGGAGGGGGAATGAGAGTTACTCACCCTGCGGTCATCGATGCTCGTTTTTCGAAGATGACGGTTCACATAGTTGAATTCGCTACCCTGAGTAGCCTGGTGAACTGGCTGGACGGGGACCGACTGTGGGACAAAAGTCTGGTGCGATGGTTCTTTGCGGGATTTGATTGGGATGGCCGACGCCATTGAATTGCCGGACCTATCGTCAACCATTTTATCGCCTTCAGGAGACGCAAAGTTGATAGGCGAGCCAGAATTGTCAGAAAAAATGAAGTCGTCAAGATTCATGGCATCAGGTTGAGCCAGATTGTTTTCAGAAGACTTTCTCAGCTGAGCAATGCCGCTGGGAGAGCTTTGCATCATTGGGCGTCCAAGTCTGAAAGCCCTGGTCAGCACGTCATGGTCCAAATGTGAGAACGTGATTCGAAGCACAAATGATGTTGCAGGAATAAAAGGTCATTTACATACCGGCTGCTGGCGTCCATGTTCTTTTTTCTTCGAGCATCCGCCTCGTCTtgcctctgctgctgctcttccttGTGCCTGCGTATGTTGAGAGCCATCATACGCCAAGTCAGATTCTCCATGCGGTGCTGGCTAGGAAGCTGGTGCTTGGTCCTCGCGAAGAATTTCCAGACCTGAGTCGCAAGCGGATCATCCTGCTGCATCCTGTCGATACTGCGATCGGAGTCGGCCAAGCCATTCTGGAGAAATGGGAAAAGGGCGCTGCCGCCCAGGCCCTGCCGGGCAAGGGAA
The window above is part of the Fusarium oxysporum f. sp. lycopersici 4287 chromosome 8, whole genome shotgun sequence genome. Proteins encoded here:
- a CDS encoding nitrogen regulatory protein areA, with the translated sequence MSTSVSITTSSPVLTMNPTITEHDFRFPRRPSAWPGAAIHNAPTQRSGNSNRIPNPRDASASFKEHKTDMATTYSLARQGLGGSALFPFLQNGLADSDRSIDRMQQDDPLATQVWKFFARTKHQLPSQHRMENLTWRMMALNIRRHKEEQQQRQDEADARRKKNMDASSRLGRPMMQSSPSGIAQLRKSSENNLAQPDAMNLDDFIFSDNSGSPINFASPEGDKMVDDRSGNSMASAIPIKSRKEPSHQTFVPQSVPVQPVHQATQGSEFNYVNRHLRKTSIDDRRTRKRPANFSPQVPAVNSTAAQNDLDLDSELHDYSLDQPNQAGIPQQSNGGNVPFNLDTFMGNDSMVNNGNFQQNFSFSPSTSPMIPHGPFSGMYHNSSVPSASMNNNNSNNNNNNNNNDFYSPPASAYPSNVSTPHPVPEQEGFYFGSQDGRAQRPQGFQQSIGSMLSQQFMYGGANGNSGSTMFSAPGTASESMSAYSTAPSSFGHIDPSQVFQNEQAVTSPTIQMPQDNMFSFGADSDDEDNNAFADRNVSMQKDMSSSLDESGAMGWDASLPGQFSTQAARFPGGPTRKQVMIGGTTTDFVDNNGDWESNGLERSQSQSFRGGNLRRQHPKLPRNASTPVHFGGQQNGFEQLAQSMQSSPAGDGNGTMSGFSSVAPSRPSSPPMSKQGSTTNLQTAAGNGNDGNAPTTCTNCFTQTTPLWRRNPEGQPLCNACGLFLKLHGVVRPLSLKTDVIKKRNRGSGTNVPVGGSSTRSKKTASALNSRKNSTLSMSTATANSTKPNSSNPTPKVTTPPATSQPASSKDIDSPVSGTTSGANTAGSTPNSHFAGPGPSSGAVGGKGVVPIAAAPPKTSPGPGASSMSMQRPATASSKRQRRHSKSIGGDVPVSMDIDSPDSTSSIDGPRPFGSSAGLSSLPGGMSASSFNLNQRPSTLGSATGMISMSGGQTSSLIGSSAGPQEWEWLTMSL
- a CDS encoding nitrogen regulatory protein areA, with the protein product MATTYSLARQGLGGSALFPFLQNGLADSDRSIDRMQQDDPLATQVWKFFARTKHQLPSQHRMENLTWRMMALNIRRHKEEQQQRQDEADARRKKNMDASSRLGRPMMQSSPSGIAQLRKSSENNLAQPDAMNLDDFIFSDNSGSPINFASPEGDKMVDDRSGNSMASAIPIKSRKEPSHQTFVPQSVPVQPVHQATQGSEFNYVNRHLRKTSIDDRRTRKRPANFSPQVPAVNSTAAQNDLDLDSELHDYSLDQPNQAGIPQQSNGGNVPFNLDTFMGNDSMVNNGNFQQNFSFSPSTSPMIPHGPFSGMYHNSSVPSASMNNNNSNNNNNNNNNDFYSPPASAYPSNVSTPHPVPEQEGFYFGSQDGRAQRPQGFQQSIGSMLSQQFMYGGANGNSGSTMFSAPGTASESMSAYSTAPSSFGHIDPSQVFQNEQAVTSPTIQMPQDNMFSFGADSDDEDNNAFADRNVSMQKDMSSSLDESGAMGWDASLPGQFSTQAARFPGGPTRKQVMIGGTTTDFVDNNGDWESNGLERSQSQSFRGGNLRRQHPKLPRNASTPVHFGGQQNGFEQLAQSMQSSPAGDGNGTMSGFSSVAPSRPSSPPMSKQGSTTNLQTAAGNGNDGNAPTTCTNCFTQTTPLWRRNPEGQPLCNACGLFLKLHGVVRPLSLKTDVIKKRNRGSGTNVPVGGSSTRSKKTASALNSRKNSTLSMSTATANSTKPNSSNPTPKVTTPPATSQPASSKDIDSPVSGTTSGANTAGSTPNSHFAGPGPSSGAVGGKGVVPIAAAPPKTSPGPGASSMSMQRPATASSKRQRRHSKSIGGDVPVSMDIDSPDSTSSIDGPRPFGSSAGLSSLPGGMSASSFNLNQRPSTLGSATGMISMSGGQTSSLIGSSAGPQEWEWLTMSL
- a CDS encoding nitrogen regulatory protein areA, with product MMQSSPSGIAQLRKSSENNLAQPDAMNLDDFIFSDNSGSPINFASPEGDKMVDDRSGNSMASAIPIKSRKEPSHQTFVPQSVPVQPVHQATQGSEFNYVNRHLRKTSIDDRRTRKRPANFSPQVPAVNSTAAQNDLDLDSELHDYSLDQPNQAGIPQQSNGGNVPFNLDTFMGNDSMVNNGNFQQNFSFSPSTSPMIPHGPFSGMYHNSSVPSASMNNNNSNNNNNNNNNDFYSPPASAYPSNVSTPHPVPEQEGFYFGSQDGRAQRPQGFQQSIGSMLSQQFMYGGANGNSGSTMFSAPGTASESMSAYSTAPSSFGHIDPSQVFQNEQAVTSPTIQMPQDNMFSFGADSDDEDNNAFADRNVSMQKDMSSSLDESGAMGWDASLPGQFSTQAARFPGGPTRKQVMIGGTTTDFVDNNGDWESNGLERSQSQSFRGGNLRRQHPKLPRNASTPVHFGGQQNGFEQLAQSMQSSPAGDGNGTMSGFSSVAPSRPSSPPMSKQGSTTNLQTAAGNGNDGNAPTTCTNCFTQTTPLWRRNPEGQPLCNACGLFLKLHGVVRPLSLKTDVIKKRNRGSGTNVPVGGSSTRSKKTASALNSRKNSTLSMSTATANSTKPNSSNPTPKVTTPPATSQPASSKDIDSPVSGTTSGANTAGSTPNSHFAGPGPSSGAVGGKGVVPIAAAPPKTSPGPGASSMSMQRPATASSKRQRRHSKSIGGDVPVSMDIDSPDSTSSIDGPRPFGSSAGLSSLPGGMSASSFNLNQRPSTLGSATGMISMSGGQTSSLIGSSAGPQEWEWLTMSL